One window of the Colius striatus isolate bColStr4 chromosome 19, bColStr4.1.hap1, whole genome shotgun sequence genome contains the following:
- the NR5A1 gene encoding steroidogenic factor 1 codes for MDYSYDEDLDELCPVCGDKVSGYHYGLLTCESCKGFFKRTVQNNKHYTCTESQNCKIDKTQRKRCPYCRFQKCLTVGMRLEAVRADRMRGGRNKFGPMYKRDRALKQQKKALIRANGFKLETVPQIMTPVQNDYSLSSTIHSIHAMSKTLPPNPAALAPVDYERSPYGTPSLGMTVPSHAPLPAYHYPSFPNRTIKSEYPDHYTNMHESLPAYVYPETYPSSSPPDIPEVILKLLQLEPDEAQVKARILACLQQEQGKGRHEKLSTFGLMCKMADQTLFSIVEWARSCIFFKELEVGDQMKLLQNCWSELLVFDHVYRQLQHGKEHSVLLVTGQEVDMSTIAAQAGSILNTLMLQAQELVLHLHSLQVDRQEFVCLKFLILFSLDVKYLENHTLAKDAQEKANAALLEYTVCHYPHSTDKFRQLLLRLAEVRALSMQAEEYLYHKHLSGEVPCNNLLIEMLHAKRT; via the exons ATGGACTATTCCTATGATGAGGACCTGGACGAGCTCTGTCCGGTCTGCGGGGACAAGGTCTCCGGGTACCACTACGGGCTGCTCACCTGCGAGAGCTGCAAG GGCTTTTTCAAGCGGACGGTGCAGAACAACAAGCACTACACCTGCACCGAGAGCCAGAACTGCAAGATCGACAAGACCCAGCGCAAGCGCTGCCCGTACTGCCGCTTCCAGAAGTGCCTCACCGTGGGGATGCGCCTGGAAG CCGTGCGTGCGGATCGGATGCGCGGAGGGAGGAACAAGTTTGGGCCCATGTACAAGCGGGACCGTGCCttaaagcagcagaagaaagcttTGATCCGTGCCAACGGCTTCAAGCTGGAGACGGTGCCTCAGATCATGACCCCGGTGCAGAACGACTACAGCCTGTCCTCCACCATCCACAGCATCCACGCCATGTCCAAGACCTTGCCACCCAACCCCGCTGCCCTGGCTCCCGTCGACTACGAGCGCAGCCCCTACGGGACGCCGTCCCTGGGAATGACTGTGCCCAGCCACGCGCCGCTGCCCGCCTACCACTACCCCTCCTTCCCCAACCGCACCATCAAGTCCGAGTACCCAGACCACTACACAAACATGCACGAGTCCCTGCCCGCCTACGTGTACCCAGAGACCtaccccagcagctcccccccCGACATCCCCGAGGtcatcctgaagctgctgcagctggagcctgACGAGGCCCAGGTGAAGGCACGGATTCtggcctgcctgcagcaggagcaaggcaAAGGCCGGCACGAGAAGCTCAGCACCTTCGGCCTCATGTGCAAGATGGCTGACCAGACCCTCTTCTCCATCGTGGAGTGGGCACGGAGCTGCATCTTCTTCAAGGAGCTGGAG GTGGGCGACCAgatgaagctgctgcagaaCTGCTGGAGTGAGCTGCTGGTGTTTGACCACGTGTACCGGCAGCTGCAGCACGGCAAGGAGCACAGCGTGCTGCTGGTCACTGGCCAGGAG GTGGACATGTCGACCATTGCAGCCCAGGCTGGCTCCATCCTGAACACGCTGATGCTGCAGGCGCAGGAGCTCGTCCTGCACTTGCACTCGCTCCAGGTGGACCGGCAGGAATTCGTCTGCCTCAAGTTCCTCATCCTCTTCAGCCTCG ACGTGAAGTACCTGGAGAACCACACGCTGGCGAAGGATGCTCAGGAGAAGGCCAACGCGGCGCTGCTGGAGTACACCGTGTGCCATTACCCACACTCCACGGACAAGTTccggcagctgctgctgcggcTGGCAGAGGTGCGGGCGCTGAGCATGCAGGCTGAGGAGTACCTCTACCACAAGCACCTGAGCGGGGAGGTGCCCTGCAACAACCTCCTCATCGAGATGCTGCACGCCAAGCGGACGTGA